The window GACGCTGAGTTTGCCGTCCGAGAGGAGCAGGACGGTCGAGCCGAGCCGCGCGAGTTCCTGCACGCGCTCACCGCGGTCCTGCAGGCGCCAGTGGTTCACGTACGCGCTGCCCGCGATCGCGTGCACCTGCAGCTGCTGGCCCTGGGTGACGGGCCACGCGCCGCCCTCGGCGTGCAGCAGGTGCACGCGTCCGTCGACGCTGCCGAGGTACAGCTGCGGCCTGGAGGTCGTCGTGTACCGGTACTCGCCGCGGAACCCGTCGGGGATGTGGCCGAACGCGCCGGGGTCGGCGGTGGCGGTCGTGCCGAGCAGGTACGGGAGGCCCAGTTCGCGCGGCGAGTACGTGTAGATGCCTTCGGAGGATTTCGGGGTGAGGCGTTCGCTTTCGGTGGCGACGAAGGTCACGACGGGCCACGCGCGGTCCGTCACCCAGGCGGGGTATGCCTCGTACGTGGGCGTGTCGACCGTCACGGTACCGCCCGCGACGCGGTTCGTGCCGGTGTAGGGGGCGGAGCCCTGCACTTCGATCTTGTAGTTCCAGCGCTGGTCGCCCGGCGCGTTCCGCCAGGAGTAGCGCACCGTCTGGAAGTCCTGCGGGATGGTGTTGCCCCTGAGGCGGGCGTCGACGCCGGTGGAGTACCGGTCGAGCGGGAAGTACCGTTCGGTGCGCAGGATCATGTTCGGGTGGCCGTCGCCCTGGCCGGACAGGTCGTAGAACGCGAAGGGCGACTCGAAGTCCGTGAGGTTCCGTCCGTTCCGGGCGGCGTTCAGGCTGTACAGCGCGTACGCGCAGTTCTGGTTGCGGACCGCCACGAGTTCCGCGAAGTGCGTGACGCGGCCCCGGGTCCAGTCGACGCCGACGGGGCCGCGCAGCTGTCCGGCGGGCTGTTCGTACGCGGCCTGCGCGGCCAGGAACGGCCATTCGGGTGTCACGCCGAGGTTCAGGGTGGTCGGCGTGACGCACTTGCGTTCGGCGTAGTTGTACCGGATGTACCCGCTCGTCCCGAAGTCCGGCAGGAGGCGGCGGTCGTCCCAGCCGGGCAGGCCGCTCGCGTCGGGGCGGACGCGGACGTCGACGGCCGCCTCGCCGGGGCGGATGCGCGCGCCGGACCCGATTGGGCCGCGCGCCGGGTCGTACGCCTGACCCCACATGGCGTACGCCTGGCCGTACACGTGGACGTCCAGGGCGTAGTTCGGGCGTTCGTTGCGCACCCACCAGCCGCCGTGCGCCGTCATGACGAGCGCGGGTTTGAGCGTGGCGGGCAGGGTGACGGTGTCGCCCGTCACGGTGGCGGGCACGGACGGGCCGTTCAGGGTGGAGGTGTCGTACACGCGGGCGGTGGCGTTCCCGCCCTGCGGGTGGTCGAGCTGCACGGCGAGCCGCACCTCGCCGGACGGAACGTGCGTGTACAGCAGGGTGCCGTGTCCAACGGCGCCCGCCGCGAGCTGTGCGAGCGGGACGGTCCCGTGGTACTGCATCTTCAGGCCGGCCGGGAGGGCGTCGTGGATCGGGGCGGTCGGGGTGGCCTTGACCGGGCTGGGCGCGGTCGTGACGGTCGCGGTCGGGGTGGGGGCGCTGCGCGGCGCGGCGGCAGCCCAGGAGAGCAGCATGCCGGCCGTGACGGCGAGCGCCGCCGCACGGGAGGTCGTGTGTACACCGGGGTGGAGGGAAGGGTTCCGCATACGTGTCACCTGTGGGGGGAGGGGAAGGAGAGGACGGCAGGGGCGCGACGTGAGCAGCGAAGGGACGTGGGGGGGAAGCGCGGCGACGGGACCTTCACCCGGGATGCAGTGGGGGCGTCACCAGGGCGTCTGGCCGCGCAGGATGTCGCGGCAGGCCTTGAGGGACGCCCACAGGTCCCCGGCGGTGTGTACGGCACTGCCGAGCACGCTGGGCGCAAGGCCCGCCTGGCGTTGAAGGCGGGTGCGGCCGATCACGGCGTGCGCGAACAGCAGGGCCGCGAGCACGGCCAGCGGCGGGAAGAGCGGCGAGGCGAGCAGCAGTCCGCTCAGCACGAACGGGACGGCCAGCGTCCGCTGCACGGCGCGCACCTCCTGCTCGGCGCCGTAGCGTCGGCCGAGCAGGTAGGCGTTCCGCAGCCAGCGCGCCTGCTTGTGGGCGTACACGCGGACGGTGTCCGGGTACTCGCTCTCGATGCGCGGTCCGGGCGCGAAGGTGATGCGGTGCCCGGCCTGCGCGAGGACTTTCGCGAGGGTGTAGTCGGTGCCGGACGGTGCGGGGACCGAGAAGGCGCGCGTGCCCTTCAGGGCGTCGCGGCGCACGGCGGCACTGCGGCCGAGCAGGCCGTCCACCGGTTCCGCACGGCCGGGCAGGGTGGCCACCTCGGTCGCGTAGTGCGAACGGACGAGCGGGATGCTCAGCTGCGCCCGCAGCGGCATGGACGCGCCGGTCACGGCGGCGCTGCCGGACGCGTGGAGCGTGCCGAGCAGGGCCTGCACCACGTCATCCGTGAGGCGGCAGTCGATGTCGGTGAGCAGGATCACGTCGCCGTCGCTTTCCTCCAGGCTGCGTTCCAGGGCCTTCTGTTTGCCTTCGCCGGGCCGCTGTTCCAGCACCACGTGGTCCGGCGCGAGTCGGCGCGCGAGCTCGAGGCTGCCGTCGGGTCCGCCGACGCACAGCACGAGCTGCAGGTTCGGGTGCGTCAGGGCACGGAACGCCTCCATGAAGGGCGGCAGGTCGTTCGCGGCCTTCCAGCCCGGCACGAGCACGCTGACGCGTTCGGGAGTGACCGGGAGGGCGGGTGGTGCGGCGGTGTCGGTGGGTGCCGGGGGCGTGCCGGTCCGCCCGCGCCGCAGCTGCAGGGCCGTGAAGGCCGCGAGCGCGGTGAGGGTGACGGCGGTTCTGAGGTGTTTCATCGGAGTTCGGCCTCCTGGCCGGTCTGTGAAGCCCACACGGTCCCGCGGTCCCAGCGGTACAGTTCGTGGCCGGAACGGTCCGTCACGCGGACGCCTCCGGGATCGTCGTGGAAGGTGCAGGGCGTGCCGAGCCATGCCGCGTCCCGCTGCACGGCCGGCAGGCCCGCCGGGGCCGCCGGGACCGGGCCGTCCACGAGGTGCGCGAGGAGGCGCAGCACCTTGTCGTTCCAGCCGACCACGCCGAGCAGGTCACGCGGATCGGTGTGGCCGGGACGCTGCGTCACCTGCGCCGAGAAGCCCTCCGCGGTCGGGAAGGCGCCGTTGGGGAGCTGCGCGTCCAGCAGGCGGGCGAGCGCGGCGTCCGGCACGGTGCGCCCGCCGACGTGCTGCGCGTACAGGATGTCGGCCGTCCCGGCGTACCAGCGCGGGTACTCGGCGCGCTGTCCGCCCGCGTACACGATCTGCGGCCAGCTGCCGTCGCGGTTCATCCAGCGGCCGAGCAGGTCGAGGATCCGTTCGGCCGCGCGGGCGTACTCGGGGCGTCCGAGCTGCTGCGCGCCGAGCAGGAGGGGTTCCACGCAGCGGGCGTTGTAGAACGGGAAGTACCGGCCGTCGCCGCGGCCCGCGCCGGGCGCGTACTGATGGACCTCGCCGCCGGGCTCCTGGTAGCGCAGCACGTCGTCGAGCGCCGAACGGGCGAGGTCCAGGTACGGTCTTCCGGCCGGTCCGAGCCGGTCCGCGAGCCGCAGGAGTGCCTGCGCGAGTGTCGCGAGCTTGTTCGGGACGCGTCCCTTCACGCTGCGGTGGTCGTTGAAGCCCTGCCCGTCCCAGAGCGCGGCGATCACGGCGTCCAGGTTGTCGCGCGCCACCTGCAGGTACACGTCCGAGTGCGGGAGGCTGTCGAGCGCGTCCAGCAGGCCCAGGCTCGCGGCGGCCTCGTGCGGGGTGCCGAGCGTGCCGGGGTTGATCTCGAAGCGGGACGCGCGGTACAGGCCGTCCGGGCCCTGACCGTGCCGGAGGTCCTCGGCCGCGAGGATCGCCCGCTGCCGCCACACGTCGTCACGCGTCCGGACATGCAGCGCGTGGTACCCGACCAGCAGGCCCTCGTACCGCCAGTCGAGCCCGGGACCGGCATACAGCATCCGGTTCTGCCAGTAGTGCGCGACCGGTCCGCCGTACCCGCCGTCCTGACGCATGCTCTGCAGCCACGCGTCGAGGCGCGTCACGGCGCCGGTCACGCGCGCCGTGACGGCCGACGGGGCCGCGGCCGTCACGCGCGCCTCCAGATGGAGAGCACGTAGTACGCGGGCACGCGTTTCACGCTCACGAAGGAGCGCCGCATCGCGAAACCCGCGCGGTCCGCGAGGTCCGGGCGGCGCGCCAGGTACGCCAGGCGAATGCCGGCCCCCCAGGCGCGGACGCCCCAGGTAAGCAGGTACCGGGATTCCTGCAGCGTGAAGCGGGCCGGGAGGGGCGGCACGTCCCGCAGGGCGCGCGGGGCGAGCGGACCGCCGTGCAGCACGGCCACCCACTGCGCGCCGTTCAGGTCGTGTTCGTTCACGCCGCGGAAGTCGAGCGCGGCGACCCCGGTGTCGTCGGCGTGCGCCGGGGTGAGCCAGCCGCGCAGTTCCGCCTCGGCCTCCAGGCCGGGAGCGGGCAGGCGCGCCTGCAGGAAGCCGACCCCGGCGAGCGCGGCGCGGCTGAACACCTGGTCGAGCAGGTACGACCACGCGAGTTCGTGGGCGCCCTCCACCGCCGGGACGAGCGGGTGGTGGCGCGTGACCGTCTGCACCTGCATCTGGGCGGTCTGCGTGCGGACGTTCAAGCGGTCACCTGCGCGTACAGGCCTTCGAGGGTGGACGCGATGACGTTCCAGTCGTACAGGCGGTGGACCTTGGCCCGGCCGCGCGCGCCCATCTCGCGCGCCTGCCCGGGATCGCCGAGCAGCGTCGCGAGGGCGCGCGTGAGGCCGTCCACGTCGCCCGGCTCGACGAGCAGGCCGTCACGGCCGTGCTCGACGACGGTCCTGACGCCCGGCAGGTTGGACGCGATCACGGGCGCGCCCGCCGCCATCGCCTCGATGAGCACCATGCCGAACGCTTCACCCTGCGTGGTGCTCGGGAGGACGCCGACGGTCGCCTCGCCGTACAGGCGTGCGAGTTCCGCGGGCGGAACACGGCCCGCGAAGCGCACCCTGCCTGGCGCGATGCGTGCCGCGAGCGCCTCGTACTCGCCGCGCAGGTCGCCGTCCCCGACGATCACGGCGCGCGCGTCCGGGAGGCGCGACACGGCCTCGATCAGGACGCGGACGCCCTTGAAGTGGTGCGCGCTGTCCAGACCGCCGACCAGCAGCGCGTACCGTTCGCCGCTGCGGGTGCCGGGCAGGAACTGCTGCACGTCCACGCCGTTCGGGAGGACCGCGAAGTTCGCGCCGCGCGGCGTGGTGCTGCTGAAGAAGGAGTGCTCGGCGTAGTCGCGGGACGTGCCGAGCAGCAGGTCCGCCTGGCGCAGCACGAGCGGCTGACTGGTGGCCGTGTACGCCCGGAAGATCAGGCCGCGCGCGCCGCCGGCGAGCAGGTCGTTGTGGTACGTGATCATGAGCGGGATGCGGTAGCGGCGCGCGGCGAGCGCCGTGAGTTCCGCTCCGAAGATGAACGGGTAGTGCAGGTGGATCGCGTCGAAGCCGCGCAGGGCCGACACGAGGCCCGGCGTGAGCGGCGCGTTCCCGATCCGGAACACGGCGGGCAGTCGGCGCACCTCGAACGGGAACTGCATCTCGGCGTCCCTGGGGGTGCTGGCCGTGAACACCACCACCTCGTGTCCGCGTTCGTGCAGCAGGCGGGCGTTGTGGTACGCGACGTTGCCGGTGCCGGCCCAGTAGGGCGGGAAGGTCGCGGTGACGTGCGCGATCTTCATGCGTGCCTCCGCAGGGAGAGCGGGCGCAGCAGGGCGTACACGGGCGTGGTGACGGCGTTCAGCGCGCGGCTGGCGAGGCCGCCCGTGAGCTGCGCGAACGGCAGGGTGAGGGCCGCGCCGTCCAGCAGGTCCGCGTCGCTGCAGGTCCGGCGTCGCTGCACCTCGCGGCGTGCCCGGCGGATGCCGGGCGCCTGCTGCCACAGCCAGACGTACACGCGGAAACGCTGCCGGGCGTACTCGGCGCTGCGGACCGCGTACGCCCACGTGGCGAGTTCGGTGAGCAGCAGGGCCGGGAGCAGCTGCACGAGCGTCGACGCGCTCAGGGTCTTGAAGAGGGTGAGGAGGCGGTTGCGTTCCAGGTAATGGAGCTTTCGGGGCGTCATGCCGAGCGTGTAGTGATGCGTGACGGACGCGTCCGCCTGGCACAGCAGCCGGTACCCGAGC of the Deinococcus aquiradiocola genome contains:
- a CDS encoding glycosyltransferase family 4 protein, translating into MKIAHVTATFPPYWAGTGNVAYHNARLLHERGHEVVVFTASTPRDAEMQFPFEVRRLPAVFRIGNAPLTPGLVSALRGFDAIHLHYPFIFGAELTALAARRYRIPLMITYHNDLLAGGARGLIFRAYTATSQPLVLRQADLLLGTSRDYAEHSFFSSTTPRGANFAVLPNGVDVQQFLPGTRSGERYALLVGGLDSAHHFKGVRVLIEAVSRLPDARAVIVGDGDLRGEYEALAARIAPGRVRFAGRVPPAELARLYGEATVGVLPSTTQGEAFGMVLIEAMAAGAPVIASNLPGVRTVVEHGRDGLLVEPGDVDGLTRALATLLGDPGQAREMGARGRAKVHRLYDWNVIASTLEGLYAQVTA
- a CDS encoding glycosyltransferase, translated to MKHLRTAVTLTALAAFTALQLRRGRTGTPPAPTDTAAPPALPVTPERVSVLVPGWKAANDLPPFMEAFRALTHPNLQLVLCVGGPDGSLELARRLAPDHVVLEQRPGEGKQKALERSLEESDGDVILLTDIDCRLTDDVVQALLGTLHASGSAAVTGASMPLRAQLSIPLVRSHYATEVATLPGRAEPVDGLLGRSAAVRRDALKGTRAFSVPAPSGTDYTLAKVLAQAGHRITFAPGPRIESEYPDTVRVYAHKQARWLRNAYLLGRRYGAEQEVRAVQRTLAVPFVLSGLLLASPLFPPLAVLAALLFAHAVIGRTRLQRQAGLAPSVLGSAVHTAGDLWASLKACRDILRGQTPW